In Aspergillus flavus chromosome 3, complete sequence, one genomic interval encodes:
- a CDS encoding mediator of RNA polymerase II transcription subunit 5 (Mediator complex subunit 5) — protein sequence MTSSEQWRAFLHQCLMRRIDAAEFKNLSKILFRRCPTAEGTLLDVLLEIRLATGIKWDPLLPLYIDCLCKMGKVQTSTVLTSLLKYSSIHDKPQSPSSETVQSKMALKCYTLMTDIRVIQDAMLSVSTGSTPKSLAEAVGIFSAIIDWIQAVVAWHNNHIDPSQQTGGLMSSPDAVSLFESLGILLTALSGTGKGIEVLSSDSHEALKVKLGQALSAYLPLCMEVSLPLRNRLDSLQKGFNLYGEPPNKSLQSMMDNVNVNALQFEASVMDGPVINSRAGLYIYINAMLVGRPLVDDSMLLNYLTNRYGGHYDVLVEEVITATFDVLSNALYRNESSRTMFLFRSFLVNKLPSFFAAMLAASMVSLPMEMCISHALSRLDPNTFPSFSQMFAMQGSTVLSEVRPEFLFACASHKLIPESSIERLLGENPMQTPPVGYNKDDLVSQINTNQERAEQLVSELESTEGNAGAIVAAITEVMHNLCNQKETMTLKSICNSLSRRPQALDVILLFRSAKQVLQPLCALLDSWHWDEDQGESQPVYDEFGSILLLVLTFKYRYDLRPYDLGISSNDSFVLKLLDCGSSSQNLDDLSEKQNRNLGAWITALFIAEGISEETMSSCSPQEFYLLVTTLFNQSLTACEAGKLEFDTLKGGFEYLLEPFLLPSLVVALTWLGNHIWETESDPTIPLKTLQSLVNPSSISGDAREIHKTVLNITARSLDEQLKDIRSRHPNRADIKPILDVLEPCLSFQRTGSCHRSELDSWTTHSPGGLLGSIRSTFQGLVLWSTSPGVSMAPHSYTHRQLVAGIRMLGSARVLTAIVDELKMQTETGNADLALDIAVTMICAPLAESFAIEQSNYHPVDPNKEPLPRCPVLTLRDALNLQHENVPKLSEKDPLRAEVIVRLYRRVNALMTPTSQMPNLDMSNIIQDMQLGVEDHGQMDLEPAGAGHGVGDDDAANLNRMLDNAAAAAAAGLDSGMGQGMGGGLDTSIDDVLNAADMAVGNPEFLDLDMEGMF from the exons ATGACGTCCTCCGAACAATGGAGGGCATTCCTCCATCAGTGTCTCATGCGTCGGATAGATGCTGCCGAGTTCAAGAATTTATCGAAAATACTATTCCGGAGATGCCCTACCGCCGAGGGTACTCTCCTTGACGTATTGCTGGAAATACGTCTAGCAACCGGAATCAAATGGGATCCGCTTCTCCCCCTTTACATAGACTGTCTCTGCAAGATGGGCAAGGTTCAGACCTCTACAGTTCTGACGTCACTTTTGAAGTACTCATCTATTCATGACAAGCCGCAGTCTCCTAGCTCTGAGACTGTTCAGAGCAAAATGGCTTTGAAGTGCTATACCTTGATGACGGATATCAGAGTTATACAGGATGCTATGCTCTCCGTCTCCACCGGTAGCACCCCAAAGTCACTTGCCGAAGCTGTCGGCATTTTCTCAGCTATTATAGACTGGATCCAGGCTGTCGTGGCCTGGCATAATAACCATATAGACCCCAGTCAACAGACAGGCGGGTTGATGAGCTCCCCGGATGCAGTTTCCTTGTTCGAGTCGCTAGGAATCCTCCTTACGGCTCTGTCCGGGACTGGAAAGGGGATCGAAGTCCTCTCTAGTGACTCCCACGAAG CGCTCAAGGTCAAATTGGGTCAGGCTCTTTCAGCTTATCTTCCGCTTTGTATGGAAGTTTCGCTCCCGCTTCGCAATAGATTGGACAGCTTACAGAAAGGATTCAATCTGTATGGGGAGCCGCCAAACAAGTCATTACAGTCTATGATGGACAATGTGAATGTGAATGCGCTTCAATTCGAGGCCTCTGTTATGGATGGGCCTGTCATAAATTCGAGAGCTGGTctctacatatatataaatgCAATG CTTGTGGGTCGTCCTTTGGTCGACGACAGCATGCTACTCAACTATCTCACTAATCGATATGGA GGACACTATGATGTGCTGGTTGAAGAGGTTATAACTGCTACATTTGATGTTCTGTCGAACGCTTTGTATCGCAACGAATCCAGTCGAACGATGTTCCTGTTCCGTTCGTTCTTGGTAAACAAGCTTCCATCATTTTTCGCAGCCATGTTGGCGGCATCAATGGTCTCACTACCAATGGAGATGTGCATAAGCCATGCTCTGAGCCGGCTGGACCCAAATACGTTCCCATCTTTCTCCCAGATGTTCGCAATGCAAGGCAGTACCGTCCTGTCTGAGGTGCGACCGGAGTTCCTATTTGCCTGTGCCTCACATAAATTGATCCCTGAGTCCAGCATTGAGCGCTTGTTAGGTGAAAATCCTATGCAAACGCCCCCTGTTGGGTATAACAAAGACGACCTCGTGTCGCAGATTAATACCAACCAGGAACGTGCAGAGCAATTGGTCAGCGAACTTGAATCCACAGAAGGCAATGCGGGCGCTATTGTCGCAGCCATTACAGAG GTCATGCACAACCTCTGCAACCAGAAAGAGACAATGACTTTGAAAAGTATTTGCAATTCGCTTTCCAGGCGCCCTCAGGCTCTTGATGTAATTCTCTTATTCCGTAGCGCAAAGCAGGTACTGCAACCCCTTTGCGCTTTGTTGGATTCCTGGCACTGGGACGAGGATCAGGGAGAGAGCCAGCCTGTCTACGATGAGTTCGGTAGCATTCTGCTACTTGTACTAACCTTCAAATACCGATATGATCTACGGCCATATGATCTCGGAATCTCGAGCAACGACTCTTTTGTTCTGAAATTACTGGATTGCGGGTCTTCCAGCCAAAATTTGGATGATCTGAGCGAGAAGCAAAATAGAAACCTTGGTGCGTGGATTACAGCGCTTTTTATAGCTGAGGGAATCAGCGAAGAAACCATGTCATCCTGCAGCCCGCAAGAGTTTTATCTTCTTGTGACCACCTTATTCAATCAAAGCCTGACAGCGTGTGAAGCGGGGAAACTGGAGTTTGACACTCTGAAGGGAGGGTTTGAAT ATCTGCTTGAGCCATTCCTGCTCCCATCACTAGTCGTCGCTTTGACCTGGCTGGGCAACCATATCTGGGAGACCGAGAGTGACCCCACAATTCCATTGAAGACGTTACAGTCTCTAGTCAATCCCAGCTCAATATCTGGAGATGCGAGAGAAATCCATAAGACGGTACTGAATATCACCGCGCGCTCGCTGGATGAGCAACTCAAGGATATCCGGTCGCGCCATCCGAACCGGGCGGATATCAAACCTATTCTGGATGTTCTTGAGCCCTGCTTGTCCTTCCAGCGGACAGGTAGTTGCCACCGGTCAGAGCTCGACAGCTGGACCACTCACTCACCTGGAGGCTTACTTGGTAGTATCCGAAGCACTTTTCAAGGGCTTGTACTTTGGAGCACAAGCCCCGGTGTGAGCATGGCTCCACATTCCTACACGCATCGGCAGCTTGTGGCTGGCATCCGAATGCTCGGTTCTGCACGCGTACTCACCGCTATTGTCGACGAGTTAAAGATGCAGACCGAAACAGGCAATGCTGACCTTGCCCTTGATATCGCAGTGACCATGATCTGCGCGCCATTAGCCGAGTCCTTTGCCATAGAACAGAGCAATTACCATCCCGTGGATCCCAACAAGGAACCTCTTCCACGATGCCCGGTTCTCACCCTTCGCGATGCGCTCAATTTGCAACATGAAAATGTACCCAAGCTATCGGAAAAGGATCCATTGCGCGCCGAGGTTATTGTACGTCTGTACCGTCGAGTAAACGCCCTGATGACACCGACGTCGCAGATGCCCAACCTGGACATGAGCAATATCATCCAGGATATGCAATTAGGGGTTGAAGATCACGGCCAGATGGACCTCGAGCCAGCAGGCGCAGGGCACGGCGTCGGAGATGATGACGCCGCTAATCTGAACCGCATGCTGGACAACGCcgcagcggcagcggcagccgGACTAGACAGCGGGATGGGACAGGGTATGGGTGGAGGGCTTGATACAAGCATTGACGATGTCTTGAATGCGGCCGACATGGCAGTTGGGAACCCAGAGTTCCTCGATCTCGACATGGAGGGCATGTTCTGA